One segment of Synechococcales cyanobacterium T60_A2020_003 DNA contains the following:
- the proS gene encoding proline--tRNA ligase: protein MRLSQMLFVTLREDPAEAEIPSHKLLLRAGYIRRVGSGVYTYLPLMWRVLKKVSNIVREEMDATGAQECLLTQLQPAELWRESGRWDTYTQAEGIMFALRDRQDRELGLGPTHEEVVTVVARDMIRSYRQLPVNLYQIQTKFRDEIRPRFGLMRGREFIMKDAYSFDADYEGLDRSYRLMHDAYYRILKRCGLEFRAVDADSGAIGGSGSQEFMILADAGEDEVLYTEDGQYSANVEKAVSQPPDAVPSPFTAFEKLETPNTATIESLCKFLKCSPTQIVKNVLYRVAYDNGQVVLVLVSIRGDQDVNEVKLQNELVKLGDRYGGSAVLALDVPSEEAQKAWASKPLPLGYISPGLSDDYITATKNLAPKFLRIIDPTAVELK, encoded by the coding sequence ATGCGGCTGTCTCAGATGCTTTTTGTGACCTTGCGGGAAGATCCAGCGGAGGCGGAAATTCCCAGTCACAAGCTTTTATTACGCGCCGGATACATCCGTCGGGTGGGCAGCGGCGTCTACACCTACCTTCCATTGATGTGGCGCGTGCTCAAGAAAGTGTCCAACATTGTCCGTGAAGAGATGGACGCGACCGGAGCACAGGAATGTTTGCTAACCCAGCTTCAGCCTGCGGAGTTATGGCGCGAGTCCGGACGCTGGGACACCTACACTCAAGCCGAAGGGATTATGTTTGCTCTGCGCGATCGCCAGGATCGGGAATTGGGACTAGGGCCAACCCATGAAGAAGTCGTCACGGTGGTTGCCCGCGATATGATCCGTTCCTACCGCCAGCTTCCGGTCAACCTGTACCAGATTCAAACCAAGTTTCGGGATGAGATCCGGCCTCGCTTTGGTCTCATGCGTGGGCGGGAGTTCATCATGAAAGACGCCTACTCGTTTGATGCAGATTATGAAGGGCTGGATCGCAGCTATCGGCTCATGCATGATGCCTACTACCGCATTTTGAAGCGCTGTGGACTGGAATTCCGCGCCGTAGATGCGGACTCCGGAGCGATCGGCGGTTCCGGTTCCCAAGAGTTCATGATCCTTGCCGATGCGGGTGAAGACGAAGTTCTCTATACCGAAGATGGACAGTATTCTGCCAACGTCGAAAAGGCCGTTTCCCAACCTCCTGATGCAGTACCGTCACCCTTCACCGCATTTGAGAAACTGGAAACGCCAAACACAGCCACGATTGAGAGCCTGTGCAAGTTTTTGAAATGTTCCCCCACCCAAATTGTGAAAAACGTTCTCTATCGAGTCGCCTACGATAACGGTCAGGTGGTGCTAGTTTTGGTCAGCATTCGGGGGGATCAAGATGTCAACGAGGTAAAGCTTCAGAATGAGCTTGTCAAACTGGGCGATCGCTATGGGGGCAGTGCGGTGTTAGCCCTAGATGTGCCCTCAGAAGAGGCTCAGAAGGCGTGGGCATCAAAGCCATTGCCGTTAGGCTACATCTCTCCGGGGCTTTCAGATGACTACATCACAGCAACGAAGAACCTCGCACCGAAGTTTCTTCGGATCATCGATCCAACCGCCGTTGAACTGAAAA
- a CDS encoding SWIM zinc finger family protein — translation MSSYEAQSNREWWAQRWVDVLESFGWIRRLERARNYAREGNVVKLVFKGAKVKALVQGTAPEPYDVSLSLDVFDDEQWQYVIESIAERAIFSAKLLAGEMPQDIEQVFTSNGLSLFPLTKFDIHSRCSCPDKANPCKHIGAVYYILGDRFSEDPFVLFQLRGRTKTQIINDLRRLRTEAGHPTVDTGTNEGQQSQAELLSDADTPALEESRGQVPPFWHYDEPLESSLVVITPPANSETLLDMLGPIPLKVAASNLVSGATQAVMEDLRAIYTHVSQQAVVQGMMAGSESGNGNES, via the coding sequence ATGAGTAGCTACGAAGCACAATCCAATCGGGAATGGTGGGCACAGCGCTGGGTGGATGTCTTGGAGTCCTTCGGGTGGATTCGTCGTCTGGAGCGTGCTCGGAACTATGCCCGTGAAGGTAATGTAGTGAAGTTAGTCTTCAAGGGTGCAAAGGTAAAAGCGTTGGTGCAAGGTACGGCACCGGAACCCTATGATGTCTCTCTATCCTTGGATGTCTTCGATGATGAGCAGTGGCAGTACGTGATTGAGTCTATTGCTGAACGTGCTATTTTTTCTGCAAAACTGCTCGCAGGCGAAATGCCTCAAGATATTGAGCAGGTGTTCACCTCCAATGGTCTTAGCCTATTCCCCCTAACCAAATTTGACATTCACAGTCGTTGTTCCTGTCCGGATAAGGCGAATCCCTGTAAACATATCGGTGCGGTCTATTACATCCTGGGCGATCGCTTCAGTGAAGATCCTTTTGTGCTGTTCCAGCTTCGAGGCCGCACCAAAACCCAGATTATTAACGACTTGCGGCGTTTGCGTACCGAGGCTGGACACCCCACCGTAGATACTGGTACGAATGAGGGCCAACAATCGCAGGCTGAACTATTATCCGACGCCGATACTCCAGCCCTAGAGGAGAGCCGAGGGCAAGTCCCTCCGTTTTGGCACTACGACGAGCCGTTGGAGTCATCTCTGGTGGTGATTACGCCACCCGCCAACTCAGAAACGCTTTTGGACATGCTGGGGCCAATTCCGTTGAAGGTTGCGGCGAGTAACCTGGTTTCTGGCGCGACCCAAGCGGTGATGGAAGACTTGCGGGCTATCTATACCCACGTTAGCCAGCAAGCGGTGGTGCAAGGCATGATGGCCGGAAGTGAGTCAGGGAATGGGAATGAGAGCTAG
- a CDS encoding carbohydrate kinase codes for MSDPRVLCLGEVLFDRIADQPGLDVDQVQSWTDYPGGAPANVATALTKLGTSAAFIGCVGEDRPGEELVELLQTIGVNTSGVQRHATAPTRIVYVVRDETGDRRFAGFGDRTTDEFADTQLQALLIPQALFAAADYLVLGTLEMAYPLTRQAIERSLEYAENHFVKLILDVNWRPMFWSNPDEAKPIIHDLIKRSDFLKLTDEEAEWLFDTADPGAIAHRVGGLEGVLVTAGEKGCAYRLNEHEGRMPAFVMDVADTTGAGDSFLAGFLHQLCKHGLAGLQDAELARQMVTYASAVGALTTTRAGAIAAQPKPAEVQAFLYLQQSES; via the coding sequence GTGAGTGATCCCCGTGTGTTGTGTCTGGGTGAAGTGCTGTTTGATCGCATTGCCGATCAACCCGGTCTGGATGTGGATCAGGTGCAATCATGGACGGACTATCCGGGAGGTGCCCCTGCAAATGTGGCTACAGCGCTGACCAAGCTGGGAACATCGGCAGCGTTTATCGGCTGTGTGGGAGAAGACCGCCCCGGAGAGGAATTGGTCGAGCTTTTGCAAACCATTGGTGTCAATACCTCCGGTGTGCAACGTCATGCTACGGCACCAACCCGCATTGTGTATGTGGTTCGTGATGAAACGGGCGATCGCCGTTTTGCGGGGTTTGGCGATCGCACCACCGATGAATTTGCCGATACCCAACTACAGGCATTGCTGATTCCGCAAGCTTTATTTGCTGCCGCTGACTACTTGGTGTTGGGAACCTTGGAGATGGCGTATCCGTTAACGCGGCAGGCCATTGAGCGATCGCTGGAGTATGCTGAAAACCATTTCGTGAAGCTGATTCTAGATGTGAACTGGCGACCCATGTTTTGGTCAAATCCCGATGAGGCCAAGCCAATTATTCATGACCTGATCAAACGCTCCGATTTCCTGAAACTCACGGATGAGGAAGCCGAGTGGCTGTTTGACACGGCTGATCCAGGGGCGATCGCCCATCGGGTTGGGGGCTTAGAAGGGGTTTTAGTAACGGCAGGGGAAAAGGGCTGTGCCTATCGTCTCAACGAACATGAAGGTCGGATGCCCGCCTTTGTAATGGACGTGGCCGATACCACGGGAGCAGGCGACAGCTTTTTAGCCGGATTTTTGCATCAGCTTTGTAAGCATGGGTTAGCCGGACTTCAGGATGCAGAATTAGCACGGCAGATGGTGACCTATGCCAGCGCGGTCGGGGCACTGACGACTACACGGGCCGGGGCGATCGCGGCTCAGCCGAAACCTGCGGAAGTTCAAGCTTTCTTATATTTACAGCAAAGTGAGAGCTGA
- a CDS encoding CYTH domain-containing protein, whose protein sequence is MPVEIERKFLVEGDEWRSLGSGELYRQGYLVTEPDRTVRVRVVGDRAYLTIKGISTGVSRLEYEYEIPLADAETLLDTLCMRPLIEKTRYRIPIGDLVWEVDEFAGENAGLVLAEVELTDEVQTVTLPDWIGLEVSDDPRYFNSYLSQTPYSTWGARP, encoded by the coding sequence ATGCCTGTCGAGATTGAGCGGAAGTTTTTGGTGGAGGGCGATGAGTGGCGATCGCTCGGTTCTGGAGAACTGTACCGTCAGGGCTATCTCGTCACCGAACCGGATCGGACAGTAAGGGTGCGGGTGGTGGGCGATCGTGCCTATCTCACCATCAAAGGCATCAGCACCGGAGTGTCACGCCTGGAGTATGAATACGAAATTCCCCTGGCGGATGCTGAAACCCTGCTAGATACGCTCTGTATGCGTCCACTCATTGAAAAAACACGCTATAGGATTCCCATTGGAGATCTCGTTTGGGAAGTGGATGAGTTTGCAGGCGAAAATGCGGGGTTGGTTTTGGCAGAAGTTGAACTGACGGACGAAGTCCAAACGGTCACTCTACCCGATTGGATTGGGCTAGAGGTATCCGACGATCCTCGCTACTTCAACTCGTATCTGAGCCAAACCCCGTATTCTACCTGGGGGGCACGTCCATGA
- a CDS encoding DUF1802 family protein, with translation MILTAALKEWAIAVDALSQGKTILLLRKGGIRETGGTFTVPYRQVWLYPTYEHQKPHLLKPEYGDRVSEVPSGWHPETVAIQSWAEITHTLPVQESGAVEKLLPFHVWNEQFVTERLNWKPKTPLYLLLLRVYRLPEPVQIPYRDAYGGCRSWIELETELETEGAIALLSDQEYEAQVQEILECGK, from the coding sequence ATGATTCTGACTGCTGCTCTGAAGGAATGGGCGATCGCGGTGGATGCCCTCAGCCAAGGCAAAACGATTCTTCTCCTCCGCAAGGGAGGAATCCGCGAGACGGGGGGCACGTTCACCGTTCCCTATCGTCAAGTCTGGCTATATCCCACCTACGAACACCAAAAGCCCCATTTGCTCAAGCCTGAGTATGGCGATCGCGTGTCTGAAGTTCCCTCCGGTTGGCATCCGGAAACAGTCGCGATCCAGTCCTGGGCGGAGATTACCCATACGCTTCCGGTGCAGGAATCTGGTGCTGTCGAGAAACTGCTGCCTTTTCATGTGTGGAATGAGCAGTTTGTAACGGAACGGTTGAACTGGAAACCGAAAACGCCCTTGTATCTGCTGCTGTTGCGGGTGTATCGCTTACCGGAACCCGTTCAGATTCCCTATCGTGATGCTTATGGAGGCTGCCGATCGTGGATTGAGTTGGAGACAGAATTAGAGACTGAAGGGGCGATCGCCCTTCTCTCAGATCAGGAGTATGAAGCGCAGGTGCAAGAAATTCTAGAGTGCGGGAAATAG
- a CDS encoding glutathione S-transferase family protein, translating to MTSTPITTVPLSWTELEALTDYAIDTVNGPTNAQARLRLFGHSEADVRVTLYRDHHAWCPYCQKVWLWLEEKQIPYRIEKVTMFCYGEKERWYKRKVPSGMLPALELDGRLITESDDILTALERAFGPLTQSIDAPNVIPLRRLERLLFRAWCSWLCYPTRSPREDHYNREQFINVMNQVETALASTPGSYFLDEFGIVDVVFTPYVERMNASLYYYKGYSMREENPRFSDWCDAMETRSTYRGTQSDFHTHAHDLPPQMGGCYANSDPQTQVNQTRVDQGPWFGLPDVKYPEPETSRAEALHRVLKHRANIIRVNPAEDALFDEALRCALTLLITDKNCVPPAGSDTALRYLRDRISVPRDMSIYAAKRLREALETTAALVGDRQGVPIPMKHRRDQDPANFVGV from the coding sequence ATGACCTCGACGCCTATCACCACTGTGCCGCTAAGCTGGACAGAACTCGAAGCTTTAACCGATTACGCCATCGACACGGTAAACGGCCCCACCAACGCCCAGGCTCGCCTCCGCCTCTTTGGTCATTCCGAGGCCGATGTCCGAGTCACCCTCTACCGCGATCACCACGCCTGGTGTCCCTATTGCCAAAAAGTCTGGCTGTGGCTAGAGGAAAAACAAATTCCCTACCGCATCGAGAAAGTCACCATGTTCTGCTACGGGGAAAAGGAGCGGTGGTATAAGCGGAAAGTGCCATCGGGAATGCTCCCTGCCCTCGAACTGGATGGTCGCCTGATTACCGAAAGCGATGATATTCTGACCGCCCTGGAACGTGCCTTTGGGCCATTGACTCAAAGTATTGATGCTCCGAACGTGATTCCCCTGCGACGGTTAGAACGTCTCTTATTCCGGGCATGGTGTAGCTGGCTATGCTACCCGACGCGATCGCCCCGTGAGGATCACTACAATCGTGAGCAGTTTATCAACGTCATGAACCAGGTGGAAACGGCGCTCGCCTCCACGCCAGGGTCTTATTTCTTGGACGAATTCGGCATTGTGGATGTGGTGTTTACGCCCTACGTGGAGCGCATGAATGCCAGCCTGTATTACTACAAAGGCTATTCCATGCGGGAGGAGAATCCGCGTTTCTCGGACTGGTGTGATGCCATGGAAACTCGCTCCACCTATCGCGGCACCCAGAGCGATTTTCATACCCATGCCCACGATCTGCCCCCGCAGATGGGCGGCTGCTATGCGAACAGCGATCCACAAACACAAGTCAATCAAACGCGAGTCGATCAGGGGCCGTGGTTCGGCTTGCCCGATGTGAAATATCCCGAACCGGAAACCTCCCGTGCAGAAGCGCTCCATCGAGTGCTGAAGCATCGTGCCAATATTATCCGCGTGAATCCGGCAGAGGATGCCCTATTTGATGAAGCCTTGCGCTGTGCCTTGACGCTGCTGATTACGGATAAAAACTGTGTGCCCCCTGCGGGTTCTGATACGGCGCTGCGGTACTTGCGCGATCGCATCAGTGTGCCCAGAGATATGTCCATTTATGCTGCAAAACGATTGCGGGAGGCGTTAGAAACAACGGCTGCACTGGTGGGCGATCGCCAAGGGGTTCCCATTCCCATGAAGCATCGCCGAGATCAAGATCCAGCAAACTTTGTTGGCGTTTAA
- a CDS encoding 5-formyltetrahydrofolate cyclo-ligase, whose translation MTAHQLEKADLRRSLIQARRSLPVATWQAQSQQICDRLVNSPLLQASQTILAYFSIRQEPDLSPLFDLPYRWGFPRCEGDRLTWHQWEPGDLLVEGAFGILEPAPEAIAISANEVDLMLIPSVACDRQGYRLGYGGGFYDRLLSQPDWRAKRTVGIVFDDAFLPTLPVDTWDHPLYAVCTDSQLCIVR comes from the coding sequence ATGACAGCACATCAGCTCGAAAAGGCCGACCTGCGGCGATCGCTCATTCAGGCGCGTCGAAGTTTACCAGTTGCCACGTGGCAAGCCCAAAGCCAGCAAATTTGCGATCGCTTGGTGAACTCTCCCCTGTTGCAGGCCTCCCAAACCATTCTGGCTTACTTCAGCATTCGTCAAGAACCGGACTTATCACCTCTCTTTGATTTGCCATACCGCTGGGGATTTCCTCGGTGCGAGGGCGATCGCCTTACCTGGCATCAATGGGAGCCTGGTGATCTCTTGGTAGAAGGGGCATTTGGGATTTTAGAACCTGCTCCAGAGGCGATCGCCATTTCTGCCAACGAGGTTGATTTGATGCTGATTCCGTCGGTCGCGTGCGATCGCCAGGGGTATCGACTCGGCTACGGCGGCGGATTTTACGATCGGCTGCTGAGTCAACCCGACTGGCGGGCAAAACGTACTGTTGGCATTGTGTTTGACGACGCATTTCTGCCCACCTTACCTGTCGATACGTGGGATCATCCTCTTTATGCAGTATGCACCGACTCCCAACTTTGCATCGTACGGTAA
- a CDS encoding proteasome-type protease, which produces MTYCLGILTRYGLVIGADSRTNAGVDYASTYQKLFDYSLPGQRILLLCTSGNLSITQSVLHLLNQDIKNNVEETLYTLPSLYEVAQYLGNKIRTVQERDRPYLEKDRIDYNCSFLLGGQIQGEDPELYMLYTQGNFIQATRETPYLQIGETKYGKPILDRTITYETPLDAVAKCALLSIDSTMKSNVSVGPPISLMMYETSSFAIRHHLRLRLGDPYLAKIRKLWEDSVRSAFEQMPNVEWEHYTDSQDEIFTD; this is translated from the coding sequence ATGACCTATTGTCTCGGCATTCTCACTCGATATGGCCTCGTCATTGGAGCCGACTCGCGCACCAATGCAGGCGTTGATTACGCCTCCACCTATCAAAAACTATTTGATTATTCCTTACCGGGACAGCGGATCCTACTTCTGTGTACGTCTGGCAATCTCTCCATTACCCAAAGCGTTCTGCACTTACTCAATCAAGATATTAAGAACAACGTCGAAGAAACCCTATATACTTTGCCCAGTCTTTACGAGGTTGCCCAATACCTAGGCAATAAAATCCGGACGGTGCAAGAGCGCGATCGCCCCTACCTGGAAAAAGATCGGATCGACTACAACTGTAGCTTCTTGCTCGGCGGACAAATTCAAGGGGAAGACCCCGAACTGTATATGCTCTATACCCAGGGCAACTTCATCCAGGCAACCCGCGAAACCCCCTACCTCCAAATTGGCGAAACCAAGTACGGCAAACCCATTCTCGATCGCACCATTACCTACGAAACGCCCCTAGATGCCGTTGCTAAATGCGCCCTCCTCTCCATCGACTCCACCATGAAGTCGAACGTATCCGTGGGGCCACCCATCAGCCTCATGATGTACGAAACCAGTAGCTTTGCCATTCGGCATCATCTGCGGCTGCGTCTGGGCGATCCGTACCTAGCTAAGATCCGAAAGCTTTGGGAGGACTCGGTTCGGAGCGCGTTTGAGCAAATGCCCAATGTCGAGTGGGAACACTACACCGATAGTCAGGACGAAATTTTCACTGACTAG
- a CDS encoding elongation factor G, with protein MREKVVSGSRNVAIVGPYLSGKTSLLESILSVTGAVTRKGRVVDGNTVGDSSTEARDRQMSVEVNAASTGYGGIRFTFLDCPGSIEFVQETYNALIGVDAAIIVCEPECDRVLTLAPLFQFLDDWEIPHLLFINKFDRAHRSLADVFKALQTVSSRPLVLHQYPIGQGENLTGFIDLVTEKAYHYHPGAPADPVPLPESLRDLEHAARNEMLETLADFDDHLLEELLEEIEPPQDEIVKDLKMELGADLIVPVFIGMADQDYGVRPLLDALLREAPDAHETAERRAIAAEDEDNVVAQVLKTYYTPQGGKLSLVRVWDGTLIDGSTLSNMRVGGVYRLMGQQQQSLNAAAAGEIVAIARMDALKTGETLSDRPVEALPKVDPMLPVYALAIAPERRSDEVKLSVALAKLTDEDPSLAWEQHGDTHEVILWGQGEIHLQVALDRLRRKHNLPMTTHLPQVPYKETIRRPAKDVHGRYKHQTGGHGQFGDVYLDIMPLSRGEGFTFSENIVGGVVPRQYIPGVELGVREYLVQGPLGFPVVDVAVTLTNGSYHSVDSSEQAFKQAARIAMQAGMAQCEPSLLEPILQVTISVPNEFTSNVLRLLSTRRGQILGYDAKPNWRGWDEISAYLPQAEMANLIVELRSLTLGVGFFNWQFDHLQEVPDKLVDQVLARTNGNQ; from the coding sequence ATGCGTGAAAAAGTAGTGTCTGGCTCACGAAACGTGGCGATCGTCGGCCCCTACCTGAGCGGTAAAACCAGCCTTCTCGAAAGTATCCTGTCTGTAACTGGAGCGGTGACCCGCAAGGGCAGGGTTGTTGATGGCAATACCGTTGGGGATAGCTCCACTGAAGCCCGCGATCGCCAAATGAGCGTAGAGGTGAATGCCGCTAGTACTGGGTACGGCGGCATTCGTTTTACATTTCTAGACTGTCCTGGATCGATTGAATTTGTCCAAGAAACCTACAATGCCCTGATCGGTGTGGATGCGGCGATTATTGTCTGTGAACCAGAGTGCGATCGCGTCCTCACCCTAGCGCCCCTGTTCCAATTTCTAGACGATTGGGAAATTCCCCACCTGCTCTTCATCAACAAATTTGACCGTGCCCACAGGAGCCTTGCAGACGTCTTCAAAGCGCTACAAACGGTCTCAAGCCGTCCTCTGGTGCTACATCAGTATCCCATCGGTCAAGGGGAAAATCTCACGGGGTTCATTGACCTCGTGACCGAGAAAGCCTATCACTATCATCCCGGTGCGCCTGCCGATCCAGTTCCTCTGCCAGAATCGCTGCGGGATTTAGAGCATGCTGCCCGCAACGAAATGCTGGAAACGCTTGCCGATTTCGACGATCATTTGCTTGAAGAACTTCTGGAAGAGATTGAGCCGCCGCAAGATGAGATCGTGAAGGATCTCAAGATGGAGTTGGGGGCAGATTTGATTGTGCCTGTGTTTATTGGTATGGCCGATCAAGATTATGGCGTGCGTCCACTGCTGGATGCCCTCCTCCGGGAAGCACCGGATGCCCACGAAACCGCAGAACGACGGGCGATCGCCGCTGAAGATGAAGATAACGTTGTCGCCCAAGTCCTCAAAACCTACTACACCCCCCAAGGTGGCAAACTTTCCCTAGTGCGGGTATGGGACGGAACGTTGATTGACGGCTCAACCCTCAGCAATATGCGGGTAGGCGGTGTGTATCGCCTCATGGGACAGCAGCAGCAAAGTCTGAATGCAGCAGCGGCGGGTGAAATCGTTGCCATCGCGCGGATGGATGCCCTCAAGACAGGGGAGACCTTGAGCGATCGCCCCGTTGAAGCCCTTCCCAAGGTCGATCCCATGCTGCCTGTTTACGCCTTGGCGATCGCCCCAGAGCGGCGCAGCGACGAGGTGAAACTCAGTGTGGCCTTAGCGAAACTCACGGATGAAGATCCGTCCCTCGCCTGGGAGCAGCACGGCGATACCCACGAAGTGATTCTCTGGGGACAGGGCGAAATTCACCTCCAGGTGGCACTGGATCGCCTGCGTCGGAAGCATAACCTGCCGATGACCACCCATCTACCCCAGGTGCCCTACAAAGAAACCATTCGCCGCCCTGCCAAAGATGTCCACGGACGTTACAAGCACCAGACCGGAGGCCATGGACAGTTTGGCGATGTGTATTTGGACATCATGCCGCTGTCTCGTGGCGAAGGGTTTACCTTCTCGGAAAACATCGTCGGTGGTGTAGTGCCCCGTCAGTACATTCCTGGTGTAGAGCTTGGCGTGCGGGAGTATCTGGTGCAGGGGCCTTTAGGCTTCCCTGTAGTGGATGTCGCCGTGACGCTCACCAATGGTTCCTATCACTCGGTTGATAGTTCCGAGCAAGCCTTCAAGCAAGCGGCTCGGATCGCCATGCAAGCGGGAATGGCGCAGTGTGAACCCTCTCTGTTAGAACCGATCCTCCAAGTGACGATTTCGGTTCCAAACGAGTTCACGTCGAATGTGCTGCGCTTGCTGAGCACCCGCCGGGGTCAAATTCTCGGCTATGATGCCAAACCCAATTGGCGCGGCTGGGATGAGATATCGGCCTATCTCCCTCAGGCTGAAATGGCGAATTTGATTGTAGAGTTGCGATCGCTCACCTTGGGCGTTGGCTTCTTCAATTGGCAATTCGATCATCTTCAGGAGGTGCCAGATAAATTAGTGGATCAGGTGCTAGCGCGTACCAATGGCAATCAGTGA
- a CDS encoding RsmB/NOP family class I SAM-dependent RNA methyltransferase — protein MSQSSPSKLLLKLSRQLFRAEPDQAEFIEALTVPKLYLPCIAWCGDRPSANPFDVEPPLPWQPTFVDRLRGTPKPGQHPLHEAGAFYCLDFSSVFAASPLLSIAEQVTDSIIVDMCASPGGKSILAWNTLHPQQLICNEVIGKRVGALISNLKRCHIHPAIALSADTQVLAEPFAHTADVVLVDAPCTGQSLLAKGQKAPGCFHPVTINKNANRQKRILANSAAVVAPGGYLLYMTCAYSPEENEQVCTWLLERFPQFQPLPVPALEPFQSHLASIPCYRIFPQSGLGAGAFTVLFQNTESGSKPSISLENCSVRWRSHAVE, from the coding sequence ATGTCCCAGTCCTCTCCCTCAAAGCTGCTCCTCAAACTCAGCCGCCAGCTTTTTCGCGCCGAACCCGATCAGGCTGAGTTCATAGAGGCGCTCACTGTCCCTAAACTGTATTTACCCTGCATTGCCTGGTGTGGCGATCGCCCATCCGCTAATCCCTTTGATGTGGAACCTCCGTTACCGTGGCAACCCACCTTTGTCGATCGGCTGCGCGGCACGCCAAAACCCGGACAGCATCCCCTCCACGAGGCCGGAGCCTTTTACTGTCTCGACTTTTCATCCGTTTTTGCGGCATCCCCGCTGCTGTCCATCGCGGAGCAAGTAACGGATAGCATAATTGTGGATATGTGCGCCTCGCCAGGGGGCAAAAGTATCCTGGCCTGGAACACACTCCACCCTCAGCAGTTAATCTGCAACGAGGTGATTGGCAAACGAGTGGGGGCATTGATTTCTAATTTGAAACGCTGTCACATCCATCCGGCGATCGCTCTCAGTGCCGATACCCAAGTTCTAGCAGAGCCGTTCGCCCACACCGCAGACGTGGTGCTAGTGGATGCCCCCTGCACCGGACAGTCCTTACTCGCCAAAGGCCAAAAAGCCCCCGGTTGCTTTCATCCCGTCACCATCAACAAAAATGCCAATCGCCAAAAGCGAATCCTGGCCAACTCCGCCGCTGTGGTTGCGCCCGGTGGATATCTGCTCTACATGACCTGTGCCTATTCCCCAGAGGAAAACGAACAGGTTTGCACCTGGTTACTGGAACGATTTCCGCAGTTTCAGCCTCTTCCCGTTCCAGCGTTAGAACCGTTTCAGTCTCATTTGGCCTCCATCCCCTGCTACCGTATATTTCCCCAATCGGGCTTGGGAGCCGGAGCGTTTACCGTGTTGTTCCAAAATACGGAGTCCGGCAGCAAGCCATCTATCTCACTGGAGAATTGTTCAGTCCGGTGGCGCTCCCACGCTGTTGAGTGA
- a CDS encoding response regulator transcription factor yields MFSIAPNQIRRFSVNAPVRSPRQDRQPPSLPQRESLDFLATVMEGLMDGILIVTTQGKVVQMNVRARDICRQLQGLRGQDQHKVAPINALPAEVWRVCEALIESRDLWDDAIAPESELRIEGDKVYRVRVHWLRFQVDEQSCILVTLEDRLQALESMAIADAQKYGLTEREAEVWRLRLLGRSYQQIATELYIAENTVKKHIKSIFSKRRSILGDLDPTV; encoded by the coding sequence GTGTTTAGCATTGCCCCCAATCAAATTCGTCGGTTTTCAGTTAACGCCCCAGTTCGTTCTCCGCGCCAGGATCGCCAGCCTCCTTCACTGCCCCAAAGGGAATCCCTCGACTTCTTGGCAACCGTGATGGAAGGATTGATGGACGGCATTTTGATCGTGACCACCCAAGGGAAAGTCGTGCAGATGAACGTTCGCGCCCGCGACATCTGCCGTCAGTTACAAGGACTGCGCGGTCAGGATCAGCATAAGGTTGCGCCGATTAATGCTCTACCTGCCGAGGTCTGGCGTGTGTGTGAAGCCTTGATCGAGAGTCGCGATCTGTGGGATGACGCGATCGCCCCAGAGTCGGAACTGCGGATTGAAGGCGACAAAGTGTATCGAGTGCGGGTGCACTGGCTGCGTTTCCAGGTGGATGAACAGTCCTGCATTTTGGTGACGCTGGAAGATCGGCTGCAAGCGTTAGAAAGTATGGCGATCGCAGATGCCCAAAAGTATGGGCTGACCGAACGCGAGGCTGAAGTGTGGCGACTGCGGCTCTTGGGACGGTCGTATCAGCAAATTGCGACCGAACTGTATATTGCCGAAAACACGGTGAAAAAGCATATTAAGAGCATCTTTTCCAAGCGACGCAGCATTTTGGGTGATCTGGATCCCACGGTCTAG